CCACTTTCAGAACGGCTACGCCGCCTGCCAGTTTTGCTACGCGCTCCTGCAGTTTTTCTTTGTCGTAGTCAGAGGTCGCTTCTTCGATCTGCTGACGGATCTGAGCAACGCGGCCCTGGATAGCGTTTTCTTCACCCACGCCATCGATGATGGTGGTGGTGTCTTTGTTGATCACAACGCGTTTCGCCTGACCCAGATCTTCCAGGGTGGCTTTTTCCAGTTCCATACCGATCTCTTCAGAGATAACGGTACCGCCGGTCAGGATAGCGATATCCTGCAGCATCGCTTTACGACGATCGCCGAAGCCCGGTGCTTTCACCGCAGCCACTTTCACGATGCCGCGCATGGTGTTGACCACCAGGGTCGCCAGCGCTTCGCCTTCTACATCTTCAGCGATGATCAGCAGCGGCTTGCTCGCTTTCGCGACCGCTTCCAGTACCGGCAGCAGTTCGCGGATGTTAGAGACTTTTTTATCAACCAGCAGGATGAACGGGCTGTCCAGTTCTACCGCGCCAGTTTCCGGCTTGTTGATGAAGTAAGGAGAGAGGTAGCCGCGGTCGAACTGCATACCTTCAACCACGTCCAGTTCGTCCTGCAGACCGGTGCCTTCTTCAACGGTGATGACGCCTTCTTTGCCCACTTTCTCCATCGCCTGAGCAATCAGGGTGCCCACGGTTTCGTCGGAGTTAGCGGAGATGGTGCCGACCTGCGCGATAGCTTTAGAGTCGGAGCAAGGTACGGACAGGGTTTTCAGCTCTTCAACAGCAGCGATAACCGCTTTGTCGATACCGCGCTTCAGATCCATCGGGTTCATACCGGCGGCAACGGCTTTCAGGCCTTCGTTGACGATAGACTGCGCCAGTACGGTTGCGGTGGTGGTGCCGTCGCCTGCAGCGTCGTTCGCTTTAGAGGCCACTTCTTTCACCATCTGCGCACCCATGTTTTCGAACTTGTCATCCAGTTCGATTTCACGTGCAACGGAGACGCCATCTTTAGTGATGGTCGGCGCACCGAAAGATTTATCCAGAACCACGTTACGACCTTTCGGGCCCAGGGTAACTTTAACTGCGTCTGCCAGGATGTTCACGCCGCGCAGCATTTTTACGCGAGCGTCATTACCGAATTTTACGTCTTTAGCTGCCATTTGAAATTTCCCTTAAATTCGTATGTTCGATGGATTTCGCGTAATCAGGCTTCAACGATTGCCAGAATGTCGCTTTCAGAGATAATCAGTACTTCTTCGTTGTCGATCTTCTCGGTTTTAGCGCCGTAACCTTCGCTGAAAATCACAACGTCGCCCACTTTCACATCCAGCGGCTTCACGCTGCCGTTTTCCAGGATGCGACCATTGCCCACAGCCAACACTTCACCGCGCGTAGATTTACCCGCTGCGGAGCCGGTCAGAACGATGCCGCCAGCAGATTTGGATTCAACTTCTTTACGCTTGACGATAACGCGATCGTGCAATGGACGAATTTTCATTTGATAGCTCTCCTTTGAGAAGTCCAATCAGTCATTTTGGGATGAATGCCGGGCTTATGGGGCTTCCGGCCTCGTGGCTCAAGAGATAGGGACAGCGGCGATCGCTTTCAAGGGGCAAAAATAAAAAAATTTTTTAGCCGCCGCCGATCGCCCCGATTCCCTTAACGGATTGAAGAAAAAAGGGTGATGGCGCCAGGCCATCACCCTGAGGTGAAAAAGATCAGCGATCGTGACGATCGTCGTCGTGGCCGAGACGATCGTGTTCTTTACGTTCGTACTCGCCTTCCATGGTGTAGCCACTGTCAGGCCCGGCGCCCGGGCCGCGCCAGACGCGCAGGTGCGGCATCAGCTTCAGCGTCAGGTGCTTCTGCACCGGCGGCAACAGCAGCAGCAGGCCGAGCAGGTCGGTAAAGAAACCCGGCAACAGCAGCAGCACGCCGGCGATAATCAGCGACACGCTTTTGATCATTTCCGCCGCCGGGCTTTCGCCCTGCGCCAGCTTCTGCTGCATCAGCATAAAGTTCTTCACGCCCTGGTTTTTCACCAGCGACACGCCGATGCAGGAGGTGAAGATCACCAGCATCATCGTCAGCAGCACGCCCATCACGTGCGCCACCTGGATAAACAGTGTGATCTCAATCCAGGCGAGTACAAACAGTATTAATAACGGTAACCAGCGCACCGTATTCTCCTTTAGTCGGGCCGCCGCGCCTGCTGCGCGACGGCGATATTCGGTACCAGGCAGCCCGCGAACGCGCCCTTGGCGACGGCGCGTTCCTCGCCGCGTTACCCTCGGCGGCCTGAGTAGATTACAGAGATGGGTCCCCGCACGCTATTTTTCAACCATCGCGGCCGATTTTCCCCCTTTCTGCCTCTTTTGGGATTATGATCACATTGTGGAGTGAGTAACGCGCCGTTTTATATCCGAATTGCGATCTCCGGTCAGATATTTCCATCGCTTCAGCCTATGATCGGGCAGCCGGCTGAGGATGGTCAACAGTGCGGCGCTGGCTTTGTACAACACGATAAACACATCACCTGTAACGATGTAACCGGTAGCTCTAACAAGAAGGTTCCCATGGCAAATAACATTCGTATCGAAGAAGACCTGTTAGGCATGCGCGAAGTTCCGGCGGATGCCTATTACGGCGTTCATACTCTGCGTGCGATTGAGAATTTCTGTATCAGCAGCCACAAAATCAGCGACATTCCTGAGTTTGTGCGCGGCATGGTAATGGTGAAGAAAGCAGCGGCGTTGGCCAACAAAGAGCTGCAAACCATTCCGCGCAACGTCGCCAACGCCATTATCCAGGCCTGCGACGAGGTGCTGAATAACGGCCGCTGCATGGATCAGTTCCCGGTTGATGTCTATCAGGGCGGCGCAGGCACTTCGGTGAACATGAACACCAACGAAGTGCTGGCCAATATCGGCCTTGAGCTGATGGGGCACCAGAAAGGGGAATACCAGTACCTGAACCCCAACGATCACGTCAATAAATGCCAGTCCACCAACGACGCCTATCCGACCGGGTTCCGCATCGCGGTGTACGCCTCAATCCTGAAGCTGCTGGACGCCATTTCCCAACTCGGCGACGGCTTTGAGCGCAAGGCGGTCGAGTTCGAAACCATCCTGAAAATGGGCCGCACCCAGCTGCAGGATGCGGTGCCGATGACGCTCGGCCAGGAGTTTCACGCTTTCAATGTGCTGCTGAGCGAAGAGATTAAAAATATCACCCGCACCGCCGAGCTGCTGCTGGAAGTAAACCTGGGCGCCACGGCGATCGGCACCCGGCTGAATACGCCGGACGGCTACCAGCAGCTGGCGGTGCAGAAACTGGCGGAAGTGAGCAACCTGCCGGTGACGCCGGCGGAAGATCTGATCGAAGCGACATCCGACTGCGGCGCCTACGTCATGGTGCATTCCGCGCTGAAACGTTTGGCGGTGAAGCTGTCGAAAATCTGTAACGACCTGCGCCTGCTCTCATCCGGCCCGCGCGCCGGCCTGAACGAAATCAACCTGCCGGAACTGCAGGCAGGCTCATCGATTATGCCGGCCAAGGTCAACCCGGTGGTGCCGGAGGTGGTCAACCAGGTCTGCTTTAAAGTGATCGGCAACGACATCACCGTTACCATGGCCTCTGAAGCGGGCCAGCTGCAGTTAAACGTGATGGAGCCGGTGATCGGCCAGGCGATGTTCGAATCGATCCAGATCCTGACCAATGCCTGCTATAACCTGCTGGAGAAATGCGTCAACGGCATTACCGCCAATAAAGCGGTGTGTGAAGCCTATGTCTTTAACTCCATCGGCATTGTGACCTATCTCAACCCTTACATCGGACACCATAACGGTGATATCGTCGGCAAAATCTGTGCGGAGACCGGCAAGAGCGTGCGGGAAGTGGTGCTGGAGCGCGGCCTGCTAACCGAAGCGGAGCTGGACGACATCTTCTCCGTTCCCAATCTGATGCGCCCGGCTTACAAAGCAAAACGTTATACCGATGAAAACGAAAACTAAGCCAGATCCTTAATTTCCTCAAGGCACGTCTGTTCTCCCGAACGACGTGCCTTTTTCATTATGGCGAACTACAAATCATTAACTGCTTTTTAGCATTCTTTTAAGGAGTCAAAGTATGGTGGGGATAGAGCTGATTATCGTCCTGCTGGCGATCTACCTGGGCGCCAGACTGGGCGGCATCGGCATCGGCTTTGCGGGCGGTCTGGGGGTGCTGGTGCTGACCCTGCTGTGTCAGATGAAGCCCGGCGTCATTCCTTTCGACGTGATTGAAATTATCATGGCGGTGATCGCCGCCATCGCCGCGATGCAGGTGGCAGGCGGCATGGATTATCTGGTGAGCCTGGCCGAACGGCTGCTGCGCAAACACCCCCGCTACGTCACTTTTCTGGCGCCGCTGGTCACCTACTGCATGACCCTGCTGGCCGGCACCGGCCATACTGCCTTTTCCACGCTGCCGGTGATCGCCGAAGTGGCGAAAGAGCAAGGGGTGCGGCCGTCGCGTCCGCTCTCTATTGCCGTGGTCGCCTCGCAAATCGCCATTACCGCCTCGCCTATCTCCGCGGCGGTGGTGTTTTTCGCCGGTATTCTTGAGCCGCGCGGCATCAGCTATCTGGCGCTGCTGGCGGTCGCCATCCCTTCCACTATGGCGGC
This DNA window, taken from Mixta gaviniae, encodes the following:
- the groL gene encoding chaperonin GroEL (60 kDa chaperone family; promotes refolding of misfolded polypeptides especially under stressful conditions; forms two stacked rings of heptamers to form a barrel-shaped 14mer; ends can be capped by GroES; misfolded proteins enter the barrel where they are refolded when GroES binds), whose translation is MAAKDVKFGNDARVKMLRGVNILADAVKVTLGPKGRNVVLDKSFGAPTITKDGVSVAREIELDDKFENMGAQMVKEVASKANDAAGDGTTTATVLAQSIVNEGLKAVAAGMNPMDLKRGIDKAVIAAVEELKTLSVPCSDSKAIAQVGTISANSDETVGTLIAQAMEKVGKEGVITVEEGTGLQDELDVVEGMQFDRGYLSPYFINKPETGAVELDSPFILLVDKKVSNIRELLPVLEAVAKASKPLLIIAEDVEGEALATLVVNTMRGIVKVAAVKAPGFGDRRKAMLQDIAILTGGTVISEEIGMELEKATLEDLGQAKRVVINKDTTTIIDGVGEENAIQGRVAQIRQQIEEATSDYDKEKLQERVAKLAGGVAVLKVGAATEVEMKEKKARVEDALHATRAAVEEGVVAGGGVALVRVAAKIAELTGQNEDQNVGIKVALRAMEAPLRQIVANAGEEPSVVANMVKAGDGNYGYNAATEEYGNMIDFGILDPTKVTRSALQYAASVAGLMITTECMVTDLPKEDKGDLGAAGGMGGMGGMGGMM
- a CDS encoding FxsA family protein, whose amino-acid sequence is MRWLPLLILFVLAWIEITLFIQVAHVMGVLLTMMLVIFTSCIGVSLVKNQGVKNFMLMQQKLAQGESPAAEMIKSVSLIIAGVLLLLPGFFTDLLGLLLLLPPVQKHLTLKLMPHLRVWRGPGAGPDSGYTMEGEYERKEHDRLGHDDDRHDR
- the aspA gene encoding aspartate ammonia-lyase — its product is MANNIRIEEDLLGMREVPADAYYGVHTLRAIENFCISSHKISDIPEFVRGMVMVKKAAALANKELQTIPRNVANAIIQACDEVLNNGRCMDQFPVDVYQGGAGTSVNMNTNEVLANIGLELMGHQKGEYQYLNPNDHVNKCQSTNDAYPTGFRIAVYASILKLLDAISQLGDGFERKAVEFETILKMGRTQLQDAVPMTLGQEFHAFNVLLSEEIKNITRTAELLLEVNLGATAIGTRLNTPDGYQQLAVQKLAEVSNLPVTPAEDLIEATSDCGAYVMVHSALKRLAVKLSKICNDLRLLSSGPRAGLNEINLPELQAGSSIMPAKVNPVVPEVVNQVCFKVIGNDITVTMASEAGQLQLNVMEPVIGQAMFESIQILTNACYNLLEKCVNGITANKAVCEAYVFNSIGIVTYLNPYIGHHNGDIVGKICAETGKSVREVVLERGLLTEAELDDIFSVPNLMRPAYKAKRYTDENEN
- a CDS encoding co-chaperone GroES, translated to MKIRPLHDRVIVKRKEVESKSAGGIVLTGSAAGKSTRGEVLAVGNGRILENGSVKPLDVKVGDVVIFSEGYGAKTEKIDNEEVLIISESDILAIVEA